Proteins co-encoded in one Balearica regulorum gibbericeps isolate bBalReg1 chromosome 16, bBalReg1.pri, whole genome shotgun sequence genomic window:
- the CTSA gene encoding lysosomal protective protein, whose product MCRPGSPPAGAAPGAAGMGPVLLCALLLGLSRAAPRDHEVAFLPGLAKQPSFRHFSGYLCAGPGKHLHYWFVEAQSNPQSSPLVLWLNGGPGCSSMEGFLKEHGPFVIQPDGVTLKYNDYAWNKIANILYLESPAGVGFSYSEDKKYTTNDTEVARNNYLALKDFLRLFPEYSKNDLFLTGESYGGVYIPTLAEWVMQDPSLNLKGIAVGNGLSSYEINDNSLVYFAYYHGLLGTELWRDLQAFCCSQGQCNFHDNSNLNCTLKMEETIQIVEESGLNIYNLYAPCDGGVPGSMRYEGDYLITHDLGNSFIRMPMRFSWRQNLFRMPVARKKVRMDPPCTNSTALSAYLNSPEVKKALHISPDAPEWQVCSFEVNRSYKRLYMQMNDQYLKLLGATKYRILVYNGDVDMACNFLGDEWFVDSLCQKVQVARRPWLYTEGGENQIGGFVKEFTNIAFLTVKGAGHMVPTDRPLAAFTMFSRFIKNEPY is encoded by the exons ATGTGCCGGCCGGGATCGCCGCCTGCGGGAGCAGCGCCGGGAGCCGCCGGG ATGGGGCCGGTGCTGCTGTGCgcgctgctgctggggctgagccgggCCGCCCCCCGGGACCACGAGGTGGCCTTCCTGCCGGGGCTGGCCAAGCAGCCCTCCTTCCGGCACTTCTCGGGCTACCTCTGCGCCGGGCCGGGCAAGCACCTGCACTACTG GTTTGTGGAGGCCCAGAGCAACCCCCAGAGCAGCCCCCTGGTGCTGTGGCTGAACGGGggccctggctgcagctctATGGAGGGCTTCCTGAAGGAGCACGGCCCCTTCGTG ATCCAGCCCGATGGGGTCACGCTGAAGTACAATGACTACGCCTGGAACAAG ATTGCCAACATACTCTACCTGGAGTCCCCCGCTGGTGTTGGCTTCTCCTACTCCGAGGACAAGAAGTACACCACGAACGACACCGAG gttGCTCGCAACAACTACCTGGCGCTGAAGGACTTCCTCCGGCTCTTCCCTGAGTACTCCAAGAACGATCTCTTCCTCACGGGGGAGAGCTATGGGGGCGTCTACATCCCCACACTGGCAGAGTGGGTGATGCAGGACCCCAGCCTCAACCTGAAG GGAATCGCTGTGGGAAATGGCCTCTCCTCCTACGAGATCAATGACAACTCTTTGGTTTACTTTGCCTATTACCACGGCCTGCTGGGGACCGA GCTGTGGAGGGACTTGCAGGCCTTCTGCTGCTCCCAAGGGCAGTGCAACTTCCACGACAATTCCAACCTGAACTGCACGCTCAAG ATGGAGGAGACGATTCAGATTGTAGAGGAGTCCGGCCTCAACATCTACAACCTCTATGCCCCGTGCGATGGTGGTGTCCCTGGGAGCATGAG GTACGAGGGTGACTATCTCATCACACATGACCTGGGCAACTCCTTCATCCGGATGCCGATGAGGTTCTCCTGGCGGCAG AACCTGTTCCGGATGCCAGTAGCCCGGAAGAAGGTCCGGATGGACCCACCCTGCACCAACTCCACAGCCCTCAGTGCGTATCTGAACTCCCCAGAGGTGAAGAAGGCTCTCCACATCTCCCCTGACGCCCCAGAGTGGCAGGTGTGCAG CTTCGAGGTGAACCGCAGCTATAAGCGCCTGTACATGCAGATGAATGACCAGTACCTGAAGCTGCTCGGAGCCACG aaatACCGGATCCTGGTGTACAACGGGGACGTCGACATGGCCTGCAACTTCCTCGGGGATGAGTGGTTTGTGGACTCCCTCTGCCAGAAG GTGCAGGTGGCTCGCCGGCCCTGGCTCTACACTGAAGGAGGTGAGAACCAGATTGGGGGCTTCGTGAAGGAATTCACCAACATCGCCTTCCTCACCGTCAAG GGAGCTGGCCACATGGTGCCCACGGACCGGCCACTTGCTGCCTTCACCATGTTCAGCCGCTTCATTAAGAACGAGCCTTATTAG